In Cryomorphaceae bacterium, the genomic stretch ACCGCTGTTATCAGAAGTTGGTACGGTTGCCATATCAATCCAATCGTTTTGAGGTACGAGTACTCCTTCGCCGTCGTTCCCCCATATACGACTCTCGGCGTCGTCGTGGCAGGCAAAGGCATCCAACCACCCGTCGTTGTTCATGTCGGCCATGTTGCAGCCCTGCATAAACATATTGCCCTGCGGAAGGCTGAGTAGCTGGCTTTCGCCCACTGCATCAATCATCAACAAATGAACGCCGTCGTAAGAGCCTCCTGAGAACACGTCGTTGTGCCCGTTGTTGTCCACGTCGCCAATGCACATTCCCCATTGGTTGCTGGATGATACCTGCCCGTAATCATAGAGCGTAAAGCTTCCGTCGGCATTCTGGTACTCGATTATCACTCTTCGGGAGAGGTTCATATGCACGATGTCATCAAGCCCATCGCCGTTCATGTCGGCTACACCTACACAGCCACCGCTGTTAAAAGTTTGATTCAGTAAATTGTTGGATGGGGCAAAAGTAGTTTGAGCCTGAAGCGCTGTACTCAGCAATCCGGCGGCCACGAGGGGTAAAAAAAATCTCATAAGGTTGGTTTTAGGGTTCAATCAATTATCGCCTTGCAGGGCTGTGCAAGGTACAATAATCAGTTGTAAAACCGACAAGCCCAAAACAGCCTATTCTTGCATTGCTGAATCAGTTGTTGCCAATAAGCTGAACAATCTGATCGGCAAGCTCTTCACCAATGCGGTCCTGTGCTTCCGCAGTAGCGGCTCCAATGTGGGGCGTTACTGAGATTCTAGGGTGATTAACAAGGTCTCCGCGGGGAGAGGGTTCGTTCTTAAACACATCCAGCGCAGCATAGGCTATCTTGCCACTTTCAATAGCCGTGAGCAAAGCATCTTCATCTACTACACCGCCGCGGGCAGCGTTTACAATGCGTACTCCATCTTTCATCTTCATGAAGGCGGCTGCGTCTAGAAGGGCACCTTCTTTTTGGGCAGGAACGTGAAGGGTGATAAAATCACTTGAAGCCAGAAGGGTATCCAAATCCACTTTTTTCATCTTAACCCGTACCGGATCAGCACCTTCAATATCAAGCGTAATGTAGGTGTCCTGGCCAAAGTGATCGGCCACAATCACCTTCATTCCACAGCCCAATGCATAACGCGCTGTGGCCTGACCGATTCGCCCAAAACCAATAATTCCAAGTGTTTTACCGCGCAACTCCACCCCTTTGGCGTAGGATTTTTTGAGTGCTGCAAAATCGGTTGTGCCTCTTCCCGGCATTTCGCGGTTGGAGAGGTGCATAAAACGCGCAATGGTGAAAAGATGCGCCATAACCAATTCGGCTACTGATTGCGACGAAGCGCCCGGGGTATTAATGACGTGAATTCCTTTGGAGCGCGCGTATTCCACGTCAATGTTGTCCATACCTACCCCACCGCGGCCAATGAGTTTGAGTCCCGGACAGGCATCAATCAAATCCTTGCGAACAGTAGTTGCACTTCGCACCAGCAGCGCCACGTAGCCTTCACTTTGAATAGCGGCAGCGAGCAAATCCTGCGGAACTGTTTCGGTTACTACTGTAAATCCGGCGCTTTCAAGTTTTTCTTTTCCAGCCGGCGAAATACCGTCGTTGGCTAAAATCTTCATGCTAAAAGATGTAATTGGGTTATACTTTGTTTTCGAGTTCGCGCATCACATCAACCAATACTTGCACGCTCTCAAGCGGAAGGGCGTTGTACATAGAAGCGCGGTAGCCGCCCACCGAGCGATGGCCTTTGATACCGCTGATTCCTGCCGCTTTCCACATGTCGTCGAAAGTACTTTGGTAGGCTTCGTTTTGAAGCACAAATGTGGCGTTCATTACGCTGCGGTCTTCCAGGGCAGTGGTGCCGGTAAAGAGCGGATTCCGGTCAATTTCACGGTAGAGCAATTCCGCCTTGGCGTTGTTGATTTTCTCCATTTCGTCAATGCCGCCAAGTGCCTGAAGCCACTCCAGCGTAAGCATCGAAACAAACACCGAAAACACGGGCGGAGTGTTGAACATGCTTTCCTTTTTGATGTGGGTTTCGAGGTTGAGCATATTGGGGAGGTCACGACCTGTTTTTCCGAGCAGCTCCGGGTTTACAATGTACACCGTGGCACCAGCCGGGCCTAGATTCTTCTGCGCTCCGGCGTAAATCATGGCAAAATCGGCCACGTTGATGCGCTTGCTGAAAATATCCGACGACATATCGCAGATCAGCGGCACCTCGGTTTTGGGAAAATCCTTGAACTGCGTTCCGAAGATGGTATTGTTGGAGGTAACGTGCAGGTAATCCACATCCCCGGGTACCGCCACATTTTTGGGAATGTAATTGAAGTTTCGGTCTTCAGAGCTGGCAACCACGTTTACCTCTCCTACCCGACCGGCTTCTTTGATGGCGTTGGAGGCCCAGGTACCCGTATTGATGTACGCGGCTTTCCCTGAGGTTTTCAGGTAGTTCAGGGCGGTAATGTAAAACCCGAGGCTGGCGCCACCTTGCAAAAAGAGGACTTCATAGTGTTCGGGTACGTTGAGCACCTCCTTCACGAGGGCTCGTGCGCGGTCCATCACCGCCACAAACTCTTTGCTGCGGTGCGACATTTCGAGAATGGATAGCCCTGTTCCGTTGAATTCAATCACAGCCTCAGAGGCTTTGCGCATCACGTCGGATGGCAATATACACGGGCCGGCGCTGTAGTTGTGGATTTTCATGGTGATTTGTTTGTCTTTATTGGCGTTTTACCACCGGCAAAGCGGCATAATTTGGGGCAAAGTTCACAAAATAATCGGTACCGGAAAGGTGGTGCGGATGGGTAAAGTTCTGTTAACGAAAACAGGACAAGCAACGAAAATACCAACACACTAAGTAGCTGATTATATGTCAGAAATCACAAAAGGTAAATTCTCCTTGTTGCGATCGTAGTAATCCAGCAGGTGTGCCTTCAATACTTCGTTCATTCTCATACCCTCAAATACTTCGAGCTTTACATCTTCGAGGTACTGTTCAAGTGTGGTGATTTGCTCAAAAAATCGGTTTTGAGATTCTTTTTTCACTGCCAGGAATGCGTTCATTACCTCCGAATCCTCGTCATCAAAACTGCTGAAAATGGCTTCATAACAAAAGGCCTCGAGCAGGGTGAAGTCCTTGTTCCAATTGGCTTCTTTCACGCCGTTCAGTCCCACGCATATATGGGTTGTAATGACGGTATCTTCCGAAACACCGGAGCAGAAAAAGAATTTTGAAGCCACCTCCATCAGCTCCTCCTGCAAAAAAGTCGCAGTCCTTTTCATAGCCGGATTTTCTATGGGTGCCAAAGCGGCCTCGAAGTAACCGGTGAGCTTTTCATCCTCAAGGTATTTGTTCAGGTATTGACGTTTGACTTCCACCGTGTCCGGATAGAGGGCGTTCAAATCCATGCGTGCTTGAAACGCATCGTGCTGGTGCAAAGCGGGAACGTTCATCAACAGGTAATCAAACCGCCGCGAATAGGGCTTCAGCGCGCTGTTGGGCTTCATAGCAGGCAGTGCGGAGACCGCCGGTTGGCCGTCGTTGTCGTAAACATGCAAGTCAATGAAAATATGCTCACTGAAAACGGATGGCTCTGTTTGACATGCGCACAGAGTGATAAGAAAAAGGGCATAGATGGGTTTCATGGCATCAAGGAGTG encodes the following:
- a CDS encoding 3-phosphoglycerate dehydrogenase, which gives rise to MKILANDGISPAGKEKLESAGFTVVTETVPQDLLAAAIQSEGYVALLVRSATTVRKDLIDACPGLKLIGRGGVGMDNIDVEYARSKGIHVINTPGASSQSVAELVMAHLFTIARFMHLSNREMPGRGTTDFAALKKSYAKGVELRGKTLGIIGFGRIGQATARYALGCGMKVIVADHFGQDTYITLDIEGADPVRVKMKKVDLDTLLASSDFITLHVPAQKEGALLDAAAFMKMKDGVRIVNAARGGVVDEDALLTAIESGKIAYAALDVFKNEPSPRGDLVNHPRISVTPHIGAATAEAQDRIGEELADQIVQLIGNN
- the serC gene encoding 3-phosphoserine/phosphohydroxythreonine transaminase; translation: MKIHNYSAGPCILPSDVMRKASEAVIEFNGTGLSILEMSHRSKEFVAVMDRARALVKEVLNVPEHYEVLFLQGGASLGFYITALNYLKTSGKAAYINTGTWASNAIKEAGRVGEVNVVASSEDRNFNYIPKNVAVPGDVDYLHVTSNNTIFGTQFKDFPKTEVPLICDMSSDIFSKRINVADFAMIYAGAQKNLGPAGATVYIVNPELLGKTGRDLPNMLNLETHIKKESMFNTPPVFSVFVSMLTLEWLQALGGIDEMEKINNAKAELLYREIDRNPLFTGTTALEDRSVMNATFVLQNEAYQSTFDDMWKAAGISGIKGHRSVGGYRASMYNALPLESVQVLVDVMRELENKV